Proteins encoded in a region of the Clostridium butyricum genome:
- a CDS encoding WecB/TagA/CpsF family glycosyltransferase, translated as MSRIKFLNTQIDNVTMEEAITRIDKLIASDRNSYVVTPNVDHIVKLETDAELQKIYEDADLILTDGMPLIWISKLKSTPIKEKISGSDLFPEICKLGAVKGYKLFLLGAAEGVAEKAAERLMQQFDGLNIVGTYSPSYGFENNQDEINHIIELINNCKPDILAVGLGAPKQEKFIYKYKEKLKVPVSLAIGASIDFEAGNIKRAPIWMQKNGLEWFYRLCMEPKRMFRRYLVDDLKILGISLKYKN; from the coding sequence AAATTAATAGCGTCAGATAGAAATAGTTATGTTGTTACTCCTAATGTAGATCATATTGTTAAACTTGAAACAGATGCTGAATTGCAAAAAATATATGAAGATGCAGACTTAATATTAACAGATGGAATGCCTTTAATATGGATTTCAAAATTAAAATCTACTCCAATAAAAGAAAAAATATCAGGGTCAGATTTATTTCCGGAAATTTGCAAATTAGGGGCGGTTAAAGGATATAAATTATTTTTACTTGGAGCAGCAGAAGGAGTAGCTGAAAAAGCAGCAGAAAGATTAATGCAACAATTTGATGGACTAAATATAGTTGGAACTTATTCACCAAGTTATGGATTTGAAAACAATCAAGATGAAATCAATCATATAATAGAACTAATAAATAATTGCAAACCAGATATTTTGGCAGTTGGATTAGGAGCACCTAAACAAGAAAAATTTATATATAAGTATAAAGAGAAATTGAAAGTACCAGTTTCTTTAGCAATTGGAGCTAGCATTGATTTTGAAGCAGGAAATATAAAAAGAGCTCCGATTTGGATGCAAAAAAACGGACTTGAGTGGTTTTATAGGTTATGTATGGAACCTAAGAGAATGTTTAGGAGATATCTAGTTGATGATTTGAAAATATTAGGAATAAGTCTTAAATATAAAAATTAA
- a CDS encoding acyltransferase: MINRIRNLIKKIYVYKLIRLGLKVGENFQIEKGCQIDTPFAWLISIGNNVTLASKVYILAHDASCKKHVGYTKIGKVNIGDNVFIGANSTILPNVSIGNNSIIGANSLVSKDVPENTVVAGNPAKTIDKLELFIDKNKERMKTTNLYDKSWTLRGRVTEEKKRIMIEQLQSKFGYID, encoded by the coding sequence ATGATTAATAGAATAAGAAATCTTATAAAAAAGATATATGTGTATAAATTAATACGTTTAGGATTAAAAGTTGGTGAAAATTTTCAAATAGAAAAAGGGTGCCAGATTGACACACCATTTGCATGGCTAATTAGCATAGGGAATAATGTTACATTAGCATCTAAGGTCTATATATTAGCACATGATGCAAGTTGTAAAAAGCATGTTGGATATACCAAAATTGGAAAAGTAAATATAGGAGATAATGTTTTTATAGGAGCAAATTCTACTATATTACCCAATGTATCAATTGGAAATAATTCTATTATTGGAGCTAATAGTTTAGTATCTAAAGATGTTCCAGAAAATACTGTTGTAGCAGGAAATCCAGCAAAAACAATTGATAAATTAGAGCTATTTATTGATAAGAATAAAGAAAGAATGAAAACTACTAATTTATATGATAAAAGTTGGACACTAAGAGGAAGAGTTACAGAAGAAAAAAAAAGAATTATGATTGAACAGTTACAAAGCAAATTTGGGTATATAGATTGA